Sequence from the Candidatus Omnitrophota bacterium genome:
TTGAGGAGGAAGTAGACGAAGTAGGTTATGGCGGTCAGTTGGAAGAAAACCACGATCCAAAAACGCCAGTCGCAGGCTAGATTTTTTTCGTTCTTTTCAGGAGCGAGCGCAATATGAGCTTGATAGAGGGCGTCATTTTTCTTTTGAAAGCGCTTTTTTATCGTTGAGATCGCTTTGCGCAGTTCTTCGCGGCATTCGGCGTTGGCGGGATCGGTGAGAGACATTTCGAGGAGGGGAAGTTTTTCGATTTCGCCAAACCGGCCAACGTATCGCGCCGCGATTTTCCTTATGGACGGAAGAGGATCCTTCAATCCTTCGACGATGACGGCGAGAAAGCCGCCGTCGTTGCGTTTATCGAAGTAATCGTAGGCCGCTTCTCTTACGTAGCTAACGGGATCTTCCAGCAGGGGGAGAATGCCGTTGGGGACTTCGTAGCCAAAAGCGGTTTGGTAGCGGATCACGCTTTCGCGCACGGGCGCCGAGGGAGAATCGATAAAGGAGAGCAGGGCTTTGGAGATGCGGTCGTTTCCGAATTCCTTAAGCGCGTGAATTTGATGCAGCATTCGTTCTTCGTCGCCGTCGAACAGTTTGGGAAGCATTTCGTCGATCTGTCGTTCGATGGAGCGGATATCTTCCAGGCGCAGCCGCACCAGCAACGCTTCCTCCTTGCTGATGGCGAGGCGTTCGAAGATGTTGCGGGCCAGGCTGAGGCATTTGGCTTCGATGAAGTGTTCGCCGAGGTCGCAGAGGATTTTGTGATCGGCGTTTTTATCCGCCAGGAGCCGGACGGCGATATCGCGGGCGGCGGCGATGCGGCGAAGTTTGAGATTGGCGATGGCGAGCCAGTAATTGGCGCCGGCGTATATCTGGGGTTGTTGTTCGCGTTCGAGGAGTTGTTCGAACGCATCAATGGATTGTTCGAACAATCCCTGTTCGAAAAGCGCGCGGCCCCAGAGCCCCAGGCTGATGGGCTGAATTTGGCCAACAAGCGAGGCGCGGTGGAAAAAGCGCACGGCTTCGCGGTAATCCTGGCTTTCGAAATGAAGCCGCGCCAGGTGTTCGAGAAAGAGGCTGCACGTTGGTTCCAGTTCCACGGCTTTTTCGTAGCGCTCACGGGCGAATTCGAGATCGCCGCCTTCATGGCAAGCATAGGCGAGATGGAAATGGCAAAGGGCGCAGCCGGGATCGGTTTCGACGGCCTTTTTGTATTGCTGGACGGCTTCCTTGATATGGCCTTGGCTCAGAAATTTTTTCCCGGCGTCGAGATGTTGCTTCACTTCGCGCTTGACCATGAAGGTAAGTTTATCCACGTTGGCGGGAGTAGAATCGCCGTCAGCGGGATCCAAGGGCGTAAAGCGCTTGAAGAAGAGTTTTTTTTCTTTTTTCATATTCG
This genomic interval carries:
- a CDS encoding tetratricopeptide repeat protein; translation: MKKEKKLFFKRFTPLDPADGDSTPANVDKLTFMVKREVKQHLDAGKKFLSQGHIKEAVQQYKKAVETDPGCALCHFHLAYACHEGGDLEFARERYEKAVELEPTCSLFLEHLARLHFESQDYREAVRFFHRASLVGQIQPISLGLWGRALFEQGLFEQSIDAFEQLLEREQQPQIYAGANYWLAIANLKLRRIAAARDIAVRLLADKNADHKILCDLGEHFIEAKCLSLARNIFERLAISKEEALLVRLRLEDIRSIERQIDEMLPKLFDGDEERMLHQIHALKEFGNDRISKALLSFIDSPSAPVRESVIRYQTAFGYEVPNGILPLLEDPVSYVREAAYDYFDKRNDGGFLAVIVEGLKDPLPSIRKIAARYVGRFGEIEKLPLLEMSLTDPANAECREELRKAISTIKKRFQKKNDALYQAHIALAPEKNEKNLACDWRFWIVVFFQLTAITYFVYFLLKRL